AACGAGGAATTTTTATTGGATATACTTCTTTACTCTGAAATATACTTTATGAAAGGAGGAAGTTTATGAGAAAATTTCTTTTAACTATTACATTGGTGGTTATGATTGCTTCCTTAAGTGGTTTTGTCTTTATTAAATCATCTAATGCTTTTATCAGTAGTTCTCTAAAGAAATTAGGCGATGTCTCATTAACAATGCAGATTGGAAGTAGCAAAATGTATGTAAATGACTATGCTATTGAGTTGTATGTTGCACCTGAGGTATCAAATGGATTTACATACATCCCGATTACTGTTATTGCAAAAGGCTTTGGTGGGACGGTTGAATGGATTTCCGATTCCAAAGGCATTATAGTATCGTTAGGGGATATAAGGATAGGGCTTGCAATAAATGGAGATACAGCCGTTTTAAATGGAAATGTCGAGTCGATTCCTCCTGTATATTTAAAAGATGGCATTCCAATGGTTCCGTTAAAAGTATTTGAGGAAGGCTTATTTGCTTCAATAGAGTCGAATCCAATTAATGGGGTTATAAAAATGTCAAGCAGTAAAATATCGTTTAATCCAAATTTAAAGTGGATAACTGTCCTCTATCCTGAGTATGGTTCAATAAGTCCTTCTGGTATAATTAGTGTTGACCCCTCAGATTCCATAACTTTTAATATTGTTCCCGCCCAAATGTCTACAATTAAAGATGTTAAAGTAGATGGTTCATCAGTTGGTGCAGTTTCAACTTATACGTTTGCAGATATTACACAAGACCATACGATTGAAGCAATATTTGAACCTGTATCTTTTATAATCAATGCTTCAGCAACTTTAGGTGGTTCAATTTCCCCTTCTGGCACAGTAGTAGTAAAATATATGGAAAGCAAAACTTTTTTGATCTTACCAAACGATGGTTATCTAATTAAAGATGTTAAAGTAGATAACGAATCAGTAGGACCTGTTTCAACTTATACATTTAGTAACATTACATCAAACCATACTATACATGCAGAGTTTGAAAAAGAATATTCACCCACTTACATTACTTTAGTTATTGGAAGTAACATTGCTTCAGTAAATGGGAAAGGTTATACTTTAGAAGTTCCTGCAACAATCATCGAAAATAGAACATACGTGCCTTTGAGATTTGTTGCAGAAAAGATGGGGTGCACCGTTAACTGGGATCCATTAGATAAAAAGATCACAGTAATTAACGGAGTAAATAAGATAGAACTTTGGATTGGCAAGAGCAAAGCAGTTGTAAATGGAAAAGTAAGCCAAATTGATCCAGCTAATCCTAAGGTTATCCCTATAATTAAGAGTGGAAGAACGCTTGTCCCAATAAGGTTTATCTCTGAATCACTTGGATTCTATGTAAGTTATAATAGCAAGAAAAAACTTGTTTCAATCTCAAATACACCAATTGTAAATTTAGATGGTGCAGTGGGTTATCTTGAAAAAACAGTAAGCTATAACAATAAATCTTACAGTTTTAAGATAGTTAAAATTGACCCAAAGGTTAAAGGTATTAGTTTTATTCCTTCCTTGAGTATAAATGGTTATAATAAGGGAGCAGATTATAAAACTTTTTTACTTCCAAATACCATTGTTATGGTGAATGGTATTCCGTTTGATACAAATACATTTGAAGTTTCTGGCACAGTCTTT
This DNA window, taken from Caldisericaceae bacterium, encodes the following:
- a CDS encoding phosphodiester glycosidase family protein codes for the protein MRKFLLTITLVVMIASLSGFVFIKSSNAFISSSLKKLGDVSLTMQIGSSKMYVNDYAIELYVAPEVSNGFTYIPITVIAKGFGGTVEWISDSKGIIVSLGDIRIGLAINGDTAVLNGNVESIPPVYLKDGIPMVPLKVFEEGLFASIESNPINGVIKMSSSKISFNPNLKWITVLYPEYGSISPSGIISVDPSDSITFNIVPAQMSTIKDVKVDGSSVGAVSTYTFADITQDHTIEAIFEPVSFIINASATLGGSISPSGTVVVKYMESKTFLILPNDGYLIKDVKVDNESVGPVSTYTFSNITSNHTIHAEFEKEYSPTYITLVIGSNIASVNGKGYTLEVPATIIENRTYVPLRFVAEKMGCTVNWDPLDKKITVINGVNKIELWIGKSKAVVNGKVSQIDPANPKVIPIIKSGRTLVPIRFISESLGFYVSYNSKKKLVSISNTPIVNLDGAVGYLEKTVSYNNKSYSFKIVKIDPKVKGISFIPSLSINGYNKGADYKTFLLPNTIVMVNGIPFDTNTFEVSGTVFGNSNGEIEAGTSETFIIDPNGNCFYEEGRIEVHADVTDISGTKDTLKTYSINSTSYGGFTVYTNWYKDDVNIDYDTVFVIINSGGKVDGTIEGPAIVNPSKVLTNGQFGIYAYQHSTAHWIKDTVSIFRRSIYVELSITINDRDITNSFFVQSSPVVVKNGVPFDGAARYPNSFRMTKNGARVFIATDGRYVYFIVTPTAMSLRNDPVGEIILKLGYFKYVLSLDGGGSTTLYYKDKYIYTPGRNLVTCIGVVSKTP